In one Juglans regia cultivar Chandler chromosome 11, Walnut 2.0, whole genome shotgun sequence genomic region, the following are encoded:
- the LOC109000713 gene encoding uncharacterized protein LOC109000713 has protein sequence MDRMLNTVTINAGLILGPQVTQQNLGSTMSIFKVMMYQLRVLAFVDVKFLVNIHIRAFEDRSTCGRYFCFSGIANSKIEAIKLTQSLSPLISLPPRYECQGRDVYAESLRTKKLNKLIEGTTTC, from the exons ATGGATCGCATGCTCAACACAGTTACCATAAATGCAGGACTGATTCTTGGACCTCAAGTCACTCAACAAAATCTCGGGTCTACAATGTCAATCTTCAAGGTAATGATGTAT CAGCTCAGAGTTCTGGCATTCGTTGACGTGAAGTTTCTTGTCAACATTCATATTCGAGCTTTTGAGGATCGTTCCACATGCGGTCGGTATTTCTGCTTCAGTGGGATAGCTAACTCGAAGATTGAAGCCATTAAACTCACCCAAAGCTTAAGCCCTTTAATATCCTTGCCACCTAG GTATGAATGCCAAGGACGTGATGTTTATGCTGAGAGTTTGAGGACCAAGAAGTTAAACAAGCTAATTGAGGGCACCACCACCTGCTAG